From the Cryptomeria japonica chromosome 2, Sugi_1.0, whole genome shotgun sequence genome, one window contains:
- the LOC131064267 gene encoding cation transporter HKT1;3-like — translation MINSSKIPELQMVTLQGTQQNNGHKNSHETNDPALKLQSQALRYYNYIIVCYLIVVQLVGIISVIIYLNTNPDSQKILRERDIDSTLFSVFITVSFFANCGYVQLNDGLVPFQKSPGLLWLLVIQMALGNTMFWPFVRLLTWGLSHLRMFTTVTQTRALQYILKNPQKLLPFGFKQTMWIVMVEWGLNVVQLGCLSALQWSTSVFQGLTWTQKFSAAVFQTFSTRTTGINAINMADLSPAIIFIYALVMYIPSEPGLKQTSVSSASCVETKDEDNFLSRQAQKTLFQRSVALLATTVVICMIENDNVVNDPLNFSILNMIFETISAYGNVGLSVGYSCRLRRNEEGACKDVPYSLSGKWSVTGKLLLLPLMLLGRF, via the exons ATGATTAATAGCAGCAAAATCCCAGAGCTTCAAATGGTCACGTTACAGGGTACCCAACAAAATAATGGCCATAAAAACAGTCATGAAACTAATGATCCAGCCTTAAAGCTACAGTCCCAGGCCCTCAGGTACTATAACTATATCATCGTCTGTTACTTAATTGTCGTTCAGCTTGTTGGAATCATATCGGTGATTATTTACTTGAATACAAATCCCGATTCACAGAAGATTCTCAGAGAAAGGGACATCGACTCCACTTTGTTTTCTGTGTTTATCACAGTTTCTTTCTTCGCCAATTGTGGGTATGTACAATTGAATGATGGCCTGGTGCCATTTCAGAAATCCCCAGGGCTTCTCTGGCTGTTGGTAATTCAGATGGCCCTTGGGAATACCATGTTTTGGCCCTTTGTAAGATTATTAACATGGGGGTTAAGCCATCTGAGGATGTTCACAACAGTTACGCAGACTAGGGCGTTGCAGTATATCTTGAAAAATCCTCAGAAATTATTGCCTTTTGGGTTTAAGCAAACGATGTGGATTGTAATGGTGGAGTGGGGATTGAACGTTGTTCAGTTGGGATGTTTGAGTGCTCTGCAGTGGAGCACAAGTGTTTTTCAGGGCCTCACTTGGACTCAGAAATTCTCAGCCGCTGTTTTCCAGACATTTTCTACTCGCACCACAGGAATTAACGCTATAAATATGGCGGATTTATCTCCTGCAATTATTTTCATTTACGCTCTTGTCAT GTATATACCATCAGAGCCGGGACTAAAGCAAACATCGGTTTCATCTGCTTCTTGTGTAGAAACCAAGGATGAGGATAATTTTTTAAGCAGACAAGCTCAGAAAACGTTGTTCCAGCGATCCGTGGCGTTGTTGGCAACCACAGTTGTGATCTGCATGATTGAGAATGATAACGTAGTTAACGAcccattaaatttctccattttAAATATGATTTTTGAAACAATCAG TGCATATGGCAACGTGGGGCTTTCGGTTGGGTATAGTTGTAGGCTTCGGAGGAATGAGGAGGGAGCATGCAAAGATGTTCCGTACAGTCTATCTGGAAAGTGGAGCGTTACAGGGAAGCTTTTATTACTACCGCTCATGCTGCTGGGCAGgttttga